From Pseudoalteromonas viridis, the proteins below share one genomic window:
- a CDS encoding STAS domain-containing protein, whose amino-acid sequence MSLSKNASADGKTLTIQIKGKFDFNLVQSFRQAYAEVGSQTEKVVVDLRDTDYMDSSALGMLLNMKKTLGDSVSSIQISNCRPQLKKILQISRFDKKFDID is encoded by the coding sequence ATGAGCCTGAGCAAAAATGCTTCAGCGGACGGAAAAACTTTAACGATTCAAATCAAAGGAAAGTTTGATTTTAACCTGGTCCAGTCTTTTCGTCAGGCCTATGCCGAAGTAGGCAGCCAAACGGAGAAAGTGGTTGTTGATCTGCGTGACACCGATTATATGGATAGCTCCGCATTAGGTATGTTGCTTAATATGAAAAAAACCTTAGGCGACTCGGTATCTAGCATCCAGATCAGTAATTGCCGACCTCAACTGAAAAAGATTTTACAGATTTCACGCTTCGATAAAAAATTCGATATCGACTAA
- a CDS encoding translation initiation factor: MSESRLVYSTESGRIKHTETPAEPEVKLFKDGAVRIERQTKGRKGKGVMLVVGIDPAEHDLKKLAKTLKSKMGQGGALKDGVIEIQGDDRNKLKALLEAQGFKVKIAGG; this comes from the coding sequence ATGTCAGAGAGTCGTTTGGTGTATTCCACCGAGTCTGGCCGGATCAAACACACCGAAACCCCGGCTGAGCCAGAAGTAAAATTGTTCAAAGACGGCGCAGTGCGTATTGAGCGACAAACGAAAGGTCGTAAGGGAAAAGGTGTCATGTTGGTTGTCGGCATAGACCCGGCTGAACATGATCTGAAGAAACTGGCAAAAACGCTGAAAAGCAAGATGGGTCAGGGCGGCGCGCTCAAAGATGGCGTGATTGAGATCCAGGGCGACGACCGTAATAAACTTAAAGCGCTGCTCGAAGCCCAGGGTTTTAAAGTTAAAATCGCCGGTGGCTGA
- a CDS encoding EAL domain-containing protein, which produces MGYRRPVSRFGFNSLSVKLPLLTGAVCLIAGAVAAALLLKTEEKQLVYEEFHKLRVQSEQTLMHFSEFLTLKKKLAQQANMVVSRALFSEQPVHAATQHQVQLNHTDERINSIAANGISAAYLPAENLNEQTQTLLTESEYVWNSLSPLLLQDFFNFYLYTTDDFVRISPPNSLLVEGKGGNHFSTHALPLLREELNPTRQALWSGIHFDEVWSKWVVSVLVPVYVDDTYQGFTGSDLELDVLLRRLPEASEELAYIVFDKQGRVLSAPTMGILAHNNELADKSSLPQAFKEMIERTLQVNLPSLQSEFGYKQAAYLANVVHLTELDWYIGYYKKRNTALFALNDLKWKFSGLFIIYGLFVSLLLHQIIYHLILKRLNYASDALNSFGKGQFDHPELPDANDELGLLNASINDMSGETRKLIQGLNTRVSEKESAQKQANRLGKAVEFSGTGVIITNDRFKIEYVNPKMLEMTGYNEAHFIGSPLLAIVSKEMAIIIDDIDFDLRSRNYWRGDTLLQGLSNEQIWVSLSISPIREDGGRISSYVASAQDISFVKESQRKMEELAYFDTLTGLANRTFFRMQLRKSMALAERGHYAFALFYFDLDEFKRINDTLGHDAGDRLLVEVADRLKQRLRAEDTIARLGGDEFAVLLSGIESRENAMDVAYTIQRTLAKPIRLGNNEVIVSASIGITLAPFDSKEEEQLLKHADLAMYEAKAKGRNTFHFYSQELDAAANERLYIENELRQAIKEGQFSLRYQPQIDSTTEQVVGYEALVRWYHPEKGFIAPTKFIPIAEATGMIVELGAWVLREACQFSARLRRSGRAADISVNLSARQFKDVELIEHIATTLKETGLSPQMLHLELTESMLMGDVEAAIEQLLEMKKLGVSLSIDDFGTGYSSLSYLKRFPVDVLKVDRSFVKDIPEDSNDMEITAAIIAMAQKLSMKVIAEGVETEEQVAFLQRNNCFIVQGYYYSAPLTEHEILMQSQHPDIGQAK; this is translated from the coding sequence GTGGGCTATCGACGACCTGTGTCTCGCTTTGGTTTTAACTCGCTCAGTGTCAAGCTCCCGCTGCTCACTGGGGCTGTGTGTTTGATAGCCGGCGCTGTCGCTGCCGCTTTACTACTGAAAACCGAAGAAAAGCAGCTGGTTTATGAAGAGTTTCATAAGCTGAGGGTGCAAAGTGAGCAAACCCTGATGCATTTCTCCGAATTTCTGACCTTAAAGAAAAAGCTGGCTCAGCAGGCCAATATGGTGGTGAGTCGCGCTTTGTTTTCAGAACAGCCCGTGCACGCGGCGACACAGCATCAGGTACAGCTTAACCATACCGACGAGCGTATTAATAGCATTGCGGCAAACGGCATTTCAGCCGCCTATCTGCCCGCTGAAAACCTGAATGAGCAAACTCAAACTCTGCTTACTGAATCCGAATATGTATGGAACTCCTTGTCTCCATTGTTGTTGCAGGATTTTTTCAATTTTTATCTGTATACCACGGACGATTTTGTGCGAATCTCGCCGCCAAACTCCTTGCTGGTAGAGGGCAAGGGAGGTAATCACTTCAGCACCCATGCACTGCCTCTGTTGCGCGAAGAGCTTAACCCGACGCGTCAGGCGCTGTGGTCCGGGATCCACTTCGATGAAGTCTGGAGCAAATGGGTCGTCAGTGTGCTGGTTCCCGTATACGTAGACGACACCTATCAAGGATTTACGGGCAGTGATCTGGAGCTGGATGTGTTGCTGAGACGGTTGCCTGAAGCCAGCGAAGAACTGGCGTATATCGTGTTTGATAAGCAGGGGCGCGTGCTATCTGCACCCACCATGGGGATCCTGGCGCATAACAACGAACTGGCAGATAAATCATCGTTGCCTCAGGCTTTTAAAGAAATGATTGAGCGTACCTTACAGGTCAATCTGCCTAGCTTACAAAGTGAATTCGGTTATAAGCAGGCAGCGTATTTGGCGAACGTTGTCCATCTGACTGAACTGGATTGGTACATAGGGTATTACAAAAAACGAAATACCGCGCTGTTTGCACTTAATGATTTAAAATGGAAGTTCTCAGGTCTGTTTATCATCTATGGCTTGTTTGTGTCTTTGCTGCTGCATCAGATAATTTATCACCTGATCCTTAAGCGCCTTAATTACGCCTCCGATGCTTTGAATTCTTTTGGTAAAGGCCAGTTTGACCATCCCGAACTGCCTGATGCAAATGATGAGTTAGGCTTACTGAACGCTTCAATCAATGATATGAGTGGCGAAACCCGTAAGCTGATCCAGGGTTTAAATACCCGGGTATCTGAAAAAGAATCGGCGCAAAAGCAGGCTAACCGGCTTGGCAAGGCGGTAGAGTTTTCAGGTACTGGGGTCATCATCACCAACGACAGGTTCAAGATAGAGTATGTGAATCCCAAAATGCTGGAGATGACCGGCTACAATGAGGCACATTTTATCGGCTCCCCCTTGCTGGCTATTGTGTCAAAAGAAATGGCCATCATTATAGATGACATTGATTTTGACTTGCGCAGTCGCAATTACTGGCGTGGCGACACGTTGCTGCAAGGCCTGTCGAATGAACAGATCTGGGTCAGCCTCAGTATTTCTCCCATTCGCGAAGACGGGGGGCGGATATCCAGTTATGTTGCGTCTGCTCAGGATATTTCCTTTGTGAAAGAGAGCCAGCGCAAAATGGAGGAGTTGGCTTATTTTGACACCCTGACTGGACTTGCCAATCGCACCTTCTTTCGTATGCAGCTACGCAAGTCGATGGCGCTGGCCGAGCGCGGGCACTATGCTTTTGCCCTGTTTTATTTTGATCTCGATGAATTCAAGCGGATCAATGACACCCTGGGCCATGATGCAGGCGACCGTTTACTGGTTGAAGTGGCAGACAGACTCAAACAGCGACTGCGCGCAGAAGACACCATCGCGCGCCTGGGCGGCGATGAGTTTGCTGTGCTGCTCAGTGGTATCGAGAGTCGGGAAAACGCCATGGATGTGGCCTACACAATCCAGCGCACACTGGCAAAGCCCATTCGTCTTGGTAATAACGAAGTGATTGTCAGCGCCAGTATAGGTATTACCCTGGCACCGTTTGATAGCAAAGAAGAAGAGCAACTCCTGAAGCATGCCGACCTGGCCATGTACGAAGCCAAAGCAAAAGGGCGAAATACTTTCCACTTCTACTCGCAGGAGCTGGATGCGGCGGCTAACGAGCGTTTATATATTGAAAACGAGCTGCGTCAGGCTATCAAAGAAGGGCAGTTTAGCCTGCGCTATCAGCCTCAGATAGACAGCACCACAGAGCAGGTTGTCGGCTATGAGGCGCTGGTGCGCTGGTATCACCCTGAAAAAGGCTTTATTGCGCCAACTAAGTTTATTCCTATCGCTGAGGCGACCGGCATGATAGTTGAACTGGGTGCCTGGGTGCTGCGTGAAGCCTGCCAGTTCTCCGCCCGCTTGCGTCGCAGTGGACGGGCAGCGGATATTTCTGTCAACTTGTCGGCACGCCAGTTTAAAGACGTCGAATTAATCGAACACATTGCCACCACGCTCAAAGAAACCGGCCTGTCTCCCCAGATGCTGCACTTGGAGCTGACAGAGAGCATGTTAATGGGCGATGTTGAAGCGGCCATAGAGCAACTACTGGAAATGAAGAAGCTTGGTGTGTCCTTGTCTATAGACGACTTTGGTACGGGCTATTCGTCTTTAAGCTACCTCAAGCGTTTTCCGGTCGACGTGCTGAAAGTAGACCGCTCCTTTGTCAAAGATATCCCTGAGGATTCCAATGATATGGAAATCACTGCGGCAATCATCGCGATGGCGCAAAAGCTGAGTATGAAGGTCATTGCAGAAGGGGTAGAGACCGAGGAGCAGGTGGCATTCTTACAGAGAAATAACTGCTTTATCGTGCAGGGCTACTATTACAGTGCCCCCCTGACTGAACATGAGATTTTAATGCAAAGCCAGCATCCGGACATTGGCCAGGCCAAATAG
- a CDS encoding chorismate mutase produces the protein MTQDTLDALRKDINEIDSELLILLAKRRRLSHSVLEYKITNNKPIRDEARELALLEKLISYGKSLGLDPFYINNVFQVILEDSVLNQQALLQKSLNPESLNDTHKVAYLGGQGSYSQLACHKYFSRRPGTLVELGCQTFSDITQSVEKGQADYGILPIENTSSGSINEVFDLLQHAQVSIIGEVTHSVEHCLLAIEGTTLKDINKIFAHHQPFAQCSRFLEGLGDLTQEACDSTSSALKLAADTPNSAAIGSAQAGKGFGLEVLKTGLANQAENHSRFIVVARQPLQVSTQIPTKTSLIMATKQKVGSLADALMVFKEHNINMTKLESRPVPGNPWEEVFYVDLQANVADKQVQSALESLKEHTQFVRILGCYQSESLQAVEVV, from the coding sequence ATGACACAAGATACTTTGGATGCCCTGCGCAAGGACATCAACGAAATTGACTCAGAACTGCTGATCCTGCTGGCAAAGCGCCGCAGACTGAGTCACAGCGTATTAGAGTATAAGATCACCAACAACAAACCGATCCGAGATGAGGCACGCGAGCTGGCACTGCTGGAAAAGCTGATCAGCTATGGTAAATCGCTGGGCCTGGATCCTTTCTATATCAATAATGTTTTTCAGGTGATCCTCGAAGACTCGGTATTAAATCAACAAGCACTGCTGCAAAAGAGCCTGAACCCGGAGTCGTTAAACGATACCCATAAGGTAGCTTATCTCGGCGGACAAGGCTCCTATAGCCAGCTTGCGTGTCATAAGTATTTTAGCCGCCGTCCTGGCACCCTGGTTGAGCTTGGTTGTCAGACGTTTTCTGATATCACTCAATCAGTTGAAAAAGGTCAGGCAGACTACGGCATTTTACCAATAGAAAACACCAGCTCGGGCAGTATCAACGAAGTGTTTGACTTGCTACAGCACGCTCAGGTCTCCATTATTGGCGAGGTAACGCACAGTGTTGAGCACTGTTTGCTGGCAATAGAAGGCACAACACTTAAAGACATCAATAAGATATTTGCTCACCACCAACCTTTTGCGCAGTGCAGCCGTTTCTTAGAAGGGCTTGGCGACCTGACGCAAGAAGCCTGTGATTCAACCTCCAGCGCACTGAAACTGGCGGCAGATACGCCAAACAGTGCTGCCATCGGCTCTGCACAGGCTGGTAAAGGGTTTGGTCTGGAAGTCCTCAAAACCGGCCTGGCCAATCAGGCTGAAAACCACAGTCGCTTTATTGTGGTTGCCCGTCAGCCCCTGCAGGTATCGACGCAAATTCCAACCAAGACTAGCCTTATCATGGCAACCAAACAGAAAGTCGGTTCACTGGCCGACGCGCTGATGGTGTTTAAAGAGCACAATATCAATATGACTAAGCTGGAGTCTCGTCCAGTGCCAGGCAACCCGTGGGAAGAAGTGTTTTATGTTGATCTGCAGGCCAATGTCGCGGATAAGCAAGTACAAAGCGCCCTTGAATCACTGAAAGAACACACTCAGTTTGTGCGCATTCTGGGTTGCTACCAGAGTGAATCTCTGCAAGCTGTAGAAGTGGTGTAA
- the tyrA gene encoding bifunctional chorismate mutase/prephenate dehydrogenase has protein sequence MSQTSELALLREKIDACDSALVDLLAQRRELTEQVGKIKQATGAPLHVPQREASLIEARRAQAEHKGVNPDLVEDILRRMMREAYENQQSELACAAPQLSPVVIVGGAGAMGQLFARQLERSGYQVRILDKAQQAEQEAILADAKLVLLSVPINALEQVINELPELPEDCVLADITSVKQAPLQAMMNKHAGPVVGLHPMFGPDISHWVKQTVVVCDGRGEQAYQGLLEQLQIWGCHLANMAAKKHDQAMQIIQVMRHLTTFVYGQFLARQCHTLEELRSCSSPIYQLELMMVGRLFAQSGELYTDIMLAQFDEVEGLLASYQDTFAQTLSRLQAGDKAALMAAFEEAKSYFSDSAQTFLRQSRGLLNKANDAKVIS, from the coding sequence ATGAGTCAAACATCTGAACTCGCTTTGCTGCGGGAGAAAATTGACGCCTGTGACAGCGCGTTGGTTGATCTGCTGGCACAGCGCCGCGAGCTTACCGAGCAGGTCGGTAAAATTAAGCAAGCCACCGGGGCGCCTTTACATGTGCCACAACGTGAAGCCAGCCTGATCGAAGCCCGGCGAGCACAAGCCGAGCACAAAGGGGTAAACCCAGACCTGGTCGAAGACATCTTGCGCCGCATGATGCGTGAGGCCTATGAGAATCAGCAAAGCGAACTGGCGTGCGCGGCCCCTCAGTTATCGCCTGTGGTCATCGTGGGTGGTGCAGGGGCAATGGGCCAGCTATTCGCCCGCCAGCTTGAGCGCTCCGGGTATCAAGTACGCATACTCGACAAAGCACAACAGGCCGAGCAAGAGGCGATTTTGGCCGACGCCAAACTGGTGTTGTTGAGTGTGCCGATTAATGCACTGGAGCAGGTGATCAATGAGTTGCCTGAGCTGCCCGAAGATTGCGTGCTCGCCGATATTACCTCGGTTAAACAAGCACCCTTGCAGGCCATGATGAACAAACATGCAGGTCCTGTTGTTGGCCTGCACCCCATGTTTGGCCCGGATATTTCACATTGGGTGAAGCAAACCGTGGTGGTGTGTGATGGCCGAGGCGAGCAGGCGTATCAGGGACTGCTTGAGCAATTGCAGATCTGGGGTTGTCATCTGGCAAATATGGCAGCGAAAAAGCACGATCAGGCTATGCAGATCATCCAGGTCATGCGCCACCTCACGACGTTTGTATACGGCCAGTTTTTGGCCCGTCAGTGTCATACGCTGGAAGAGCTAAGAAGCTGCTCATCGCCTATTTACCAGCTTGAGCTGATGATGGTCGGGCGCTTGTTTGCGCAATCGGGAGAGCTCTACACCGATATTATGCTGGCACAATTTGATGAAGTAGAAGGTTTGCTTGCCAGTTATCAGGATACTTTTGCACAAACCCTGAGTCGTCTACAGGCGGGCGATAAAGCAGCGCTGATGGCGGCGTTTGAAGAGGCGAAAAGCTATTTCTCTGACAGTGCACAAACCTTCTTGCGACAAAGTCGCGGTCTGCTTAATAAGGCCAATGACGCAAAGGTTATTTCTTAA
- the rplS gene encoding 50S ribosomal protein L19, with amino-acid sequence MAKVNQNIIKALEEEQLKTDVPAFGAGDTVVVQVRVKEGDKERLQAFEGVVIAKRNRGLHSAFTVRKISNGEGVERVFQTHSPLISSIAVKRRGAVRRAKLYYLRERSGKSARIKEKLN; translated from the coding sequence ATGGCAAAAGTAAACCAAAATATTATTAAAGCGCTTGAAGAAGAGCAGCTTAAAACAGACGTACCTGCGTTCGGCGCTGGTGACACAGTTGTTGTTCAGGTTCGTGTTAAAGAAGGTGACAAAGAGCGTCTACAGGCCTTTGAAGGTGTTGTAATCGCTAAGCGTAATCGTGGTCTTCACTCTGCATTCACAGTTCGTAAAATCTCGAACGGTGAAGGTGTAGAGCGTGTATTCCAAACGCACAGCCCTCTTATCAGCAGCATTGCAGTGAAGCGTCGTGGTGCAGTTCGCCGCGCGAAACTTTACTATCTGCGTGAGCGTTCTGGTAAGTCTGCACGTATTAAAGAAAAACTTAACTAA
- the trmD gene encoding tRNA (guanosine(37)-N1)-methyltransferase TrmD yields the protein MSEQQKLWVGVISLFPEMFDAVTQQGVTGRAVKNGLIDFHCWNPRDYALDKHRTVDDRPYGGGPGMLMMVEPLKQAILDAKQAAGEGAKVIYMSPQGRKLDQQGAAELAQSEKLILVAGRYEGIDERIIESYVDEEWSIGDFILSGGELPAMTLIDAVARLVPGVLGHNQSAEQDSFSDGLLDCPHYTRPETLDGKQVPAVLLSGNHQAIAEWRLKQSLGRTWLRRPDLLRNLALTEEQARLLAEFQQEHEACG from the coding sequence ATGAGTGAACAGCAAAAACTATGGGTTGGGGTGATCTCACTCTTTCCTGAAATGTTTGACGCGGTAACTCAGCAAGGTGTCACCGGTCGGGCCGTAAAAAACGGACTGATCGACTTTCACTGCTGGAATCCGAGAGACTATGCACTGGATAAGCACAGAACCGTTGACGACCGACCTTATGGTGGTGGTCCGGGCATGCTGATGATGGTCGAGCCTCTCAAACAAGCCATTCTCGATGCCAAACAGGCAGCAGGGGAAGGCGCTAAAGTAATTTATATGTCTCCACAAGGGCGGAAGTTAGATCAACAAGGTGCGGCCGAACTGGCTCAATCCGAAAAGTTGATTTTAGTCGCTGGTCGCTACGAAGGTATAGACGAGCGGATCATCGAGTCGTATGTCGACGAAGAATGGTCCATCGGGGATTTTATTTTAAGTGGGGGTGAACTGCCCGCCATGACATTGATCGACGCTGTCGCGCGATTGGTGCCAGGTGTGTTAGGTCACAACCAGTCTGCAGAACAAGATTCGTTCTCAGACGGCTTATTAGATTGTCCACACTATACTCGGCCAGAAACGTTGGATGGAAAACAGGTGCCTGCTGTATTACTCAGTGGAAACCACCAAGCGATAGCCGAGTGGCGCTTAAAGCAGTCACTGGGAAGAACTTGGTTACGCCGTCCAGACTTGTTGCGTAACCTAGCTCTGACTGAGGAGCAAGCACGTTTGCTTGCTGAATTTCAGCAAGAACATGAAGCTTGTGGCTAG
- the rimM gene encoding ribosome maturation factor RimM (Essential for efficient processing of 16S rRNA), which produces MSQEKTSTIVVGKLGAPYGIKGWLKVHSFTDDPQGIFDFSPWLIGQQGKWQTLEVSDWRRHSKGFIAKFANINDRDEAMALTNAEISVDVEQLPELPEGEFYWRDLIGMTVVTTKGYNLGHVDDLMETGSNDVLVVKANKKDAFGQSERLIPFLTDSVVIEVKHEEREITVDWDPAF; this is translated from the coding sequence ATGAGTCAAGAAAAAACCTCGACAATCGTTGTTGGTAAACTTGGTGCTCCTTATGGCATCAAAGGTTGGCTTAAGGTGCATTCATTTACTGATGATCCCCAAGGGATCTTCGATTTCAGCCCATGGTTGATAGGTCAACAAGGTAAATGGCAAACCCTTGAAGTGAGTGACTGGCGTCGTCACAGCAAGGGCTTTATCGCCAAGTTTGCGAACATCAACGACAGAGACGAAGCAATGGCACTGACCAATGCAGAAATCTCAGTAGATGTAGAGCAGCTCCCTGAATTACCAGAAGGGGAGTTTTATTGGCGAGATCTCATCGGTATGACAGTCGTTACGACAAAAGGGTATAACCTGGGTCATGTTGATGACTTGATGGAGACAGGATCAAATGACGTTTTGGTTGTGAAAGCAAACAAAAAAGATGCATTTGGTCAGTCTGAGCGCTTAATTCCATTCCTGACAGATTCTGTTGTGATTGAAGTTAAGCACGAAGAACGAGAAATTACTGTAGACTGGGATCCGGCGTTTTAA
- the rpsP gene encoding 30S ribosomal protein S16: MVTIRLQRGGAKKRPFYQIVVADSRFSRDGRFIEKVGFFNPIAAGQEEKLRLDLARVDHWVGQGAGLSDRVAKLVKDARKAA, encoded by the coding sequence ATGGTAACTATTCGTTTGCAACGTGGCGGCGCTAAAAAGCGTCCATTCTATCAAATCGTGGTTGCGGATAGCCGTTTCTCGCGTGACGGTCGTTTCATCGAGAAAGTAGGTTTCTTTAACCCAATCGCTGCTGGTCAAGAAGAAAAACTTCGTCTAGACCTTGCCCGTGTTGATCACTGGGTAGGTCAAGGCGCTGGTCTTTCTGATCGCGTAGCGAAACTGGTTAAAGACGCTCGTAAAGCGGCTTAA